CCTCGTATTACTATTGTAATCTCATTAAAGGCGAGGCCAATGAACAGTGCCACGTGTCACGTGGCgctgttctattggtccacctgtaccccgcgttttttctcagattttgccatatcggattctGTTAAGATaatttttgttcggtttttcttggtttcctacatagttttttttgcttttgtgttttctttctattagtccacctataccccgcgttttttcggattttgctatatcggatcccgttaaggttatttttctttcggtttttgttggtttattacatagtttttttgcttttgtgttttctttctattggttcatcgtatacccccatcactatttagattttgccattttggatcccgtttggggttttttcttggtgttcatcatagtttttgggcttttgtgttctgaattaatatattggaaacttttacacatatttaatttttcctttgttattttctattttcgttaaggttatttatcttttggtttttcttggttttttgataccttttttttttgcttatatgatctcttttattggttcatcatataccccgtatcactatttagattctgacattacgaatcccattttgagttttttctttcgttttttttttggcatggttatcaatagtcaccatgcttattaaaacttgacacttcgcatcggttataaagtgacacatcgcacgtttcttatagtttggattttgccacattgcatcctgttcggattttgtcacgtctttttcttttttagttttgtttttccttttcggattttttattacgggttacttcttttatttttttcacacttttttatttatcattcaaccttattgtgatacaccccgtaccactacttgcattttgctatatcgcatccacctgatatctgaattaatatattaatatttttgtcatatcacatcccgttcaggtttctactacgggttacgttttgttttcttgcatacttttaaacaaacatattaatgacaaaattatttctattaaGCTATCGAAAATTAACGGCGTATATACTAAATTAACTAACCGTTTCAACAAAGGAATTGAGACCCCGCAACGCGGGGTCCAAAAATTTCTAGTATATAACAAAGACCATGCTTATGAAGTGAACCTGCCTAGCAGGTAGCTGCGCAGCAGCCTGCCagcctgtttttttttttttttaaagaatttttctttttactttttgtcacataactttaattcttttacttttggcacgaaaattttgttttattttgtttttaaactttcatttttgtaagttttgacatgaaagtttcattctttgtactttttatcacataatttcCTTAATTACCACGAAAGTTTTCACCGTTTTacttttgccacatcactttcgcttcttttattttttgcaaaaaaaaattgttttattttaatttttatattttctaattttgccacgaaagtttcattattatataacttttgtttctttagttttcgtcaAACTTTTTGCATTCCTGCCAcgaaacttttaacctttttattttttgtcgcataactttatttcttttacttttcgcacgaaagttttgttttatttagtttttaaaatttcatttttctaacttttgtcacagaAGTTTCAGTctttttttatcacataaattccTTAATTATCATGAGTTGTAAATTTTACATGTTGTTATCTTTTCTGGGGCAACGCCCAAAGACTGTGCAATGACCagtattttttttgtcttcttctAATTTTATCGCGTATCCACGATTATTCGGGCGCTGAATCTTCtagttatatataacaaatggCATTTTTTTTACAACCTTGGATTGTTTCGGAGACTAGTTTGTGAGAGATTGGGGTATTTCGAAAAAGTTTAATCACGAAACCATTGACTACCTCGTATTGTAATAAatggcattttttttttttttttagaatctTGAATTGTTTCGGAGACTAGTTTGTGAGAGATTTGTGGTACTTCCCAAAAGGTTTTCAATTTTATAATCACCAACCCAAAGATAGTTCAATGATATTTTTAGTCTTAAGCCGTTTAAGATCGTTTAGAGGGTTAGTTTCAAGTTTATTAGTTTAAGAAGATTTAGcgattatatattttgatttgttttcttttatttagaagatataattataatttggtTAGGACATGTCTTTTCTTCCAAGTTATTCTATAGGATTTTGGAAGAGTCTATAATCTTCCAAGTGAAATGGTGATTTAAGTGTGTGCAGTAAGAGCACGAACACAGACACGACTGAGCATGTTCAGAGGCCGCAATATTTTCATTTTGGTGTTTAGTTGTCTGGGAGCATGGATGCAGAGCATGGTGATGGTCGACCGTGCTCAGCGACCGTAGTGGCAGGCGATCGTGTTTATCATATATCATAGGATTTATCGTTACTTATGTGAGCATTCTCACTTCTGATATGCAAAAAATTTCCCGCACTCCATCTGAcgttttcaagtttaaaatgtaggatatgtatattataacatattaaagTATAACAATttattagattttgaatttgataattcTGAGTTTTCACATTATTTTGTCTAAAATGTTTAAAGTAAGAGAATGATTAAAACAGtcaaatgttaaaagaaaataaaaaatagaatgACGTCGAATTCCTTTCATTAGGTGGAGGTTGTCTatgagggtgtttgggattatAATATAgagtgattatttgattattatatttgtaaaatGCAAAGAAtcaaaaaaagtgtttgtgtgaaaaagagattatttgctatgaaaacgcagttttcgagaagcatgtacctatatgctttttcaaaacgcaattttgaaaacgcaaaatttAAATTGTAAACGCAACCGCAAACACCCCCTGTGATTGCTGTTAATAACcatttctttgttttttgtattgtttattacttatttatagGGTGTTTGTGTTTGCGTTTTCAGAATAGATTATGTGTTtaaaaactgcgttttgaaaaagcatgtccCTACCTGTTTTTCAAAACTACGTTTTCTCTCTAATTAAACGCTAGAAAATCACTTATTTTGCCAAAcacattttttgattatttgcgTTATACAAacacaataatcagataatcagctCAAAACTCAATCACAAACATCCCCTCAGTGaaataatgaatgaaaaaatAACGTAACATGTTGTGTTTGTATGCAATATAAGTCGAATGAATACGAACACTCTACATTCTTAAGTGTATGTGGGTAAACTATCGAAAAGAATTACATTGGAAGATTCACACTTTGTACACGGGAAGTGATATAGATAACACaattagaaaaaagaatttATAACGGACTAGTAAGACATAAATATAGTATACTAGTACTCAACCCGTCCAATTGACGAGTAgtcttaaaaaatattaatcaaagctaaaaaagtGGAAATTCAAGTAAATTAAATACCTATGACtgatatcacaatttaatcaatacgaaaactaaaaaaaacatatgaaaattaattccatataaatattgattccatttTACccatttcttttcaattttaattaaataaaaaatttgcagtttgttatatctaaacttactacaaacacaaacaacaatttaagACTAAACGATTTAGAATTAAactcaacaaaaaaaagaaacaaaaagtgtacaatatataatttgagaaatacataccaattcagcaacaaagaccatcttgaatgttttgattttctttgggttgttccactctgaaacagtccatacatgcacaacatagagtcgtagatgatggttaacatgtgttggcttaagatcttcaagatgaactaatgtggtcttattttttgttgttgaagaataaACCATAATGAACTTATAATTGagaacaaactaaattaaaagagatataataataataataatgatgatgatgatgatgatgatgatgatgatgatgatgatgatgataataatttaagttcttaatatattgaatttcataaaagtgatgatctttaaaaattaaaaacatgttatctGATATAAGAGGAGGTCGAACCTTTTGgtaatcaactttttttttggtttggtcgtaggtttttttttgttgagattaTGTGAAAAATTTTCCTAGGTTGTATAATAATTTTTGGAAaacttttaaggataaaaagattgttttattaataataagttcGGCCTGTAATATATGCTAAAATGTGTAATGAACCTTTATGTGAAATGAGAATGTAGGTTTTGATAGAGAATGTAGGTATTAGAACAAGCAATAATTACTTGGTCAAAAGGTTATTATTTCATTCCATGTGAGGGTTTATATATGCTTATAATTTGCATATAAACCCCTTAACTAATTACAAGCAAGTACATGCTTAATTACAACACAAACCCCTTAATCTAAACATGCTAAACACCAAGGACATATCaaatacaagtttacaaaacacgcactacaaaatataaagttaacaCGGCCTTTAGatctattaattaaaaaaacattaaaaaatagaaaattaataaaGATGAAGTTTTAGGCTAAATAAGAAGATCAAGGATGACAAATATACCTCCAACAtgcttttttttagttatattatacaTGCCCGTCAAAAAAAAACCATACTAATATCACTTACCATATACACTTATGACTTatcaaaagttagaaaaaagtaCAAGAGTTACATAAAGTGAACACACTTTCTCAACATATGTACAACCCAAACATCCACAATGTACAACATTTAGAAGCATAAGACTGGTTCCAGGTGAATATTCAAGAATAGACACGTGTGATAGaagtaaacaaaaaaagaatCTGATGGCAAAACCATGACCACATTCCATCgccatttcatttcttttacacGAAAACTTCTTAAAACCCCCCCCAAAACTTTTTCTTTGTAAATTCAGGGAAcccctccttttttttttctttttttttttataaatattaccatggaattagaagaagaaaaagaagctcAAATTGATCGGCTACCCATGGATTTACTCGCTCATATCTTTGTTTTCATCACTTGCTTCAAAGATTTAGCCCagtatgtttatgttttatgtttgtgttttatGGGTTGATTACATAATTATGAAGTTTTTATATTGTCAAGTTGAAATTTATGATTGtgtaaaattgtatttttgtcAAAAGGTTGTCAGTTATTGTGTTTGTTTGTGGGTGAAAATATAGGACAAGCGGAGTGTGTAGAAAATGGAGGGAAGGAGTGAAGCAATCGATGGGAAGAAGAGAGAAATTGAGTTTTGCCGATTGGAAAATGGATGATGATTCCACTTCTCGTATTGTTCGATATGCTTATTCTCTCAAGGAGCTTGATATGTATGTCGTTTCTCtcttgttctttttctttccgACTACTTTGATAACCGATATAGTTAGATACTtagatatatgtgtataatGTTGGTAATAACAATAACTGCCCAAAAATTATGGAAGAACATTTAGGTACAGTATTTTTATTCGCGTTGAACATGTTAAGGATAGTCCTTGGGCTACCGTTGactaaatgattttgttttatgttttttttgccTATGATACATTGATATATTGTTTTAGTCATGTTAAAAGATCTTGGTTACCAGAGTTTTATGGGAAAGAAAATTTACGAGTCTTTCTAaagaaaaatattcaaaaacaCAATATCATTCATGCATTTGTCCCTAATTCAATTCCAATGCAACCTGCTGGTAGTTGGCTAACTGAATACCATTAGGCTAAATTCCCATGGGTGaacatttatatgttttgaagCTTGAAATATATCTTAATCCAACTTCCGAAATCCAAAAATATCTCAAAGTGAATGGGAATGGGGTATAATGGTTCTAAATAtagatttgaaatttgtcaCATTTTTTTTGCTTTGTTAACTTAGTTATCTGACGTGGTTTTCGAGCCGACTAATATATGTCATATTATTGTAAGTATAACGATATTAATAgatgaaatgaaaatataataaatagtaGACTTGGCTCACCTTTATGGAACAAATGGAAATCACAAAGTGGAACACCATTAACACTAAGAGATGCattattgtataatatatttgaattagCCACATAAAGGGGTTTGGGTCGGATCAATAAGGATTATGAAAGCGAGATAGTTTTACAtttaattttgttacacctTTTTCTTGTTATGGTTTCAGTTCAAAGAGCCGATGGGGTTGCCAAATAACAGACAATGGATTGTATCAGTTGTCTACTGCAAAGTGCATTATCAACCTTTCCTCCATATCCTTGTGGGGCATGACAGGGATCACCGACAAAGGCGTTGTTCAACTGGTATGAGATCATAACTCTTTCTTCAATATATTGTCCTCAATGTCATAAGTTTGGGGTTTCACTAGTACAAATACTATCTTCATAACTTGGAACTCTGCTTTTTCATAAACATTTCCAACTTGGAACTCTGCTTTAAtgtaaacaaaattaattattgctaccttttttcttttagatttcAAGGGCGAACTCTTTGCAATACCTGAACATCGGGGGTACTTTCATAACAGACGAGTCTTTATTTGCAATTGCTACTAGCTGCCCAAATTTGAAGGTTTGTTCCTTCCTATACGTTTTGTGAtttatatcaagtaaaaattCTATATAATGCTTAATTTCCTTGTTGGTATTTTCAGACTGCAGTATTATGGGGATGTCGCCATGTAACTGAAAATGGACTTGtatttcttgtaaataattGTCACAAACTAGAGACTATCAATGTATGGGGGATGAGAGTACCTATCGACTCATTCACTACCCTGCTTACAATCCGTCCAGCTCTCCAGATCCTACCCCAATCATTGCTCAATATCGGAACCATTTCATTGTTACCTGTTTTTTGAGGCGATTTGGTTGCTTCATGTACAGATTGCTTCAACGCGTCTTTCGTTCATGCTATCAAAAATTTGTACAGattgtttctcattttatgtaACTTATTAAGACAATAAAGTGGACACTTTGTGAGATAACTCATATACATGTGGGTTTGTGTGTTCTTGTAGCAATGTGTGCTGTTAGCCTTTTCTAAAGAGGCAAGTTGACTAACAcgtttagtaatttatatattaaaattttaaaatatcaatttGCTTAAATGTATCGATGCTTCGAATTTATATGTTGCTTAAAATGTATCAATGTTAGACGTGTTAAATTGGTATTTATGTCTGactttatatatgcatataattaagtaattttttatttaagtacGAGTTTCATTATTCGAGTCACTAGATTAGCCACCCATCCATTTATGGGTCATATGGATCGGATGTTTTGTTAAAACCGGATAAATAACTAGTCTAATgctttggttttggttttgtgtATTCTTAATTTGCAAATTTGCACCCTAAActtgaatgaatatatatagtgCAAGAAGTTTTTAATAAGCCAAAATACAAAACTACAACAACTCTGCTTATCTCAATATACTAATTGGAATAATTCAAATACACGTATTGCTCGAgtttcgagtcgagctcgagcctcaAAATAGCTTATTCGAAAAGTTCGTGAGTTTAATCGAGTTTGTGCTTATTTGCAGTTTCACCCTttaatattgtatatttttacataattactaTCCTATCAGGCCGAGTTTAATCGAGTCGACCTTGAAATTGTTGAACTCATAGgactaatttaattttaaaacttagTTTAATAATTGATCGAGTCGAGCTTGAAAATGTCGATTCGTAACGCGAGTTTGAGCTTGAAAATAAAGGCTTGGTCAAGCTCAATTTGAGTTTGTAGTTTAAAGTCAAGCCCGAGTTTGGCACTGTATTAGCTTGATTACAGTAGTACACCTCTCCCTAACACCACACACatcaagaaaaaagaaagaaagaaaaaagcataaacaaacaaataatataaacgAAATACAAAACCACTTCCCAATTATTCATCATTTTTAACTGGTTTTCAAAGTGACATGACTTCTAACAATATctctatcattttcttttttaacttttgacgtataaaaataatacaaataatgacacaaatatatatacatataagaaaaGAGGGGACACACAAGCTCGTCGTTGGCTCGACGGTTGATCAACGATAACAACCGATTTCTCAAAGCAACAAGACGCTACCTATGATTGAGCATCTATTGATCAGGGAAATCTTATTAGTATAATAGTAAAACTTTGCACATAACTTATGAAAACATACCTGATGTCGCTAGCTTATTTCCCTAAATCTCCACAGATCAAAGATATAGCCaacaatctaccaataaactaaaacaagattgtagCATCCTTTAATCGACACGTGACGTTATACTAAAAGACAAGTgtcattttaattatatttattaaaaaaatcatttaataaattctttattttaatcTCGTCTATATCCTTATTAAACTAGGATATCTCTAACTTATGATATAAAATTTAGCTATCAAATTTGTAATCTAATATGCTGATCATACTATTTTTATCCCAAATATATTATGATTCCtatcattaattttatatttattatatatatatcttcaatcTCTACTAATAATTCTCATAATTTGTTTCTTTTGCAAAgtatagtttttattattattgttttagctAGGAATATATTCAATGGTAGTTTAGTATCACGATCATGATAAGAATAAATAGGTTCACTTTAGTTATCTAGTGTACATAGGTATATAATTTACACAAGTTATTAAAAATCACACATATTAATTAAGTGGTATTATTTTCGAAAGTtttcatcattttattatattcagattaatatttatataatccaAGAATTAATAACACCAAATATTTAATCAATCCGTATATAGTACGGGTATTAATACCAGTAATATACTCCGTAATATGatgcaacaacaacaatttaATATTGTGCACTTAGGGATGGCATACAGACCCGTACCTGATGGGTAAATTCGAAACCCGACATCTTTAGGTCGGGTTTGAGTCCGGGTATGCGGGTCTAAAGTCGGGTATGAGggttatctttatttttttgcgGGTCCGGGGatggttttatataaaaacccgTATACCCGCCCCGTATACCCGAAACCCGAACCTGTTTAGCCGACccgtatatattatattacataataataatgataataataataataataataataataataataataataataataataatagatagatagatagatagtaccattatctttttaaaatcGCTTGCTAGACCACTGTGTTTCTCAAAAGCATCTGATCaacttgtttgtaattttgtatgacttttttgttttttcacacTAATAAATCATCACTATCTTATTTCTAAACACCCAAAACACCCAGAAATACAAACTACACAAATGTGTACATCACATGCTATTTCCAATTATTTTAAgatatatgaaatttaatttaacaacttaaaagaaattacaacttaaaaaattaaaatgataacgGATCCACGATTACCCGTAAGGAAAACCGTTATCCGGCGGTTAGTAACTAAACGGAGACCCGTCGGTTTCGGTCCGGGTCTGGGATGAGAATTTTTAATCAGGTATAAGTCCGGAATTAGCTAAACTCGGACCATACCCGGCTACGTGCACTCCTTCCACCATATCATCTCTCATCAATTAAAACAGCCCAGTATGCCTTCCAGTTTTTGGGTCGGGCCTAAAATAATAAAAcgagaaaaaaaaacctaaataaTAAAACGAgagtatcaagaaaaatatTACTGTAAAACATAGATAGATAGATGATTGATAAGCGGTCTGCGAATACATTTGGGTGAAATCCTCCAACTGTAATAAATACATCCACAAATAACAAGGCTTTTCCGTTGATTGTTTAGGTTAGAGGGTAAACGCAAATCCGTGGTCTGCGAATCCTCGCCCACCTCTCCATTCCAACTGAGAATTTTGGTCACTAAAAGGTACccctctttctctttctctatattcatataattttttccTTTCAATATTCGACTGCATTCCCCACACACAGTGTTTACTTCGTCCGGAGGCTATTAAGTCTGTCTACAtgaattataaatttttgtaatatgtattatatatattggatagagatcaaatgacaAGGAATCTTAAGGAGAGAACGAAatgttcgttttttattttttttagcttgtttttttgaactttttttctttttttcactttttcattCTCACTTTAATTCcctaatttcatataaaaagtttaaaaagttttgaaaaatattttttttaaacgcccgtaagctataggcgaaacCTCTCGATCTATGGCAGAAACCTCTCGatctatggcggagccatgatggctaagggcaaagcccgttaggtagatcacaccatcaccgatcaccccctatgacctatcacctatCACAcccaccagctaccccttatgaatatccttaagggcgaagcccgtaccgtactcttacatgtataacttacTATAAAGATggtgaaaaaaatgaaaaaaaatcaaagaaacaagctacaaaaaataaaaaaacggaCCTTCTTTCCCTTCTCTACTTAAGAAcctctctggatctctaccctatatatatatataataataatcattatataGCTTTTTCCGGTAAATAATCAACTAGTTATAATTTGGGGGTGTTTGTTCCCTCTCTTTTGGGTTAGCGTATCAACTTAGAATAAGCTCAATATGATAAAGCTCGATAAGCCGTAATTAATGAGCAGCGTAATCAAAAGCTTATGTGAAGGGATTGTGGCTAAGAAGCCAACCAAATAAGATAATGACCATAAGCCTTTTGGCTTAATATTTGGTCAAAAAGTTCAAAGCCACCCAAACACATATCAATATACTTTTTAGAGGGTTTTTGGGATTACGTTTTGatatgattatttgattattacgcttgtaaaacataaataatctaaaaaagtggtTGGGTGGAAAAGTGATTCTTTGTTATGAAACGTAGTTTTGGAGAGCATGTACAGAATGCTGTTTTGAAAACGTAgaatctattttgaaaatgcaaaacctgttttgaaaacgcaacaccaaacacccccttagtttCATAAGGTAAGTTTAAGGAGTAAGATTTTTTAAAGAAAGTTAGTCAAACATGTCCTTTTTCCCCAGAAAGTTGACTCCACTGGGTAAAATGGTTTGTATACGAGATACGACTATATGAGTACAATGttcattaataattttttgtagtaGCATGTTGTGGAAAGAGGCGAGACAAATGTTTTTGGTTAGGATATAATGCTTGGTATTAAAAATAGATCTCTTGTTTATTTGATAAACCTCCTTAAAAAGCTTCTGTTGTGATAGTTTTTCCCCAATAAATATTTGCAGCCAAATTTTCTGTGGGTGTATGGCTAGGATTAGTACGAAAATAACACAATTAAGATGGTTTTATGGATCTTCTTTGACAACAACCTTTACAGGGAAGTCCCTTGTTCCTTTTCGTAAAAGTGTCGTTGAATTAAAGAACCCGCtattttgttttccaagaacTCAGTTATTGTACCCGTGTTCCAGAGCAATGTCGATGACTAATGGAGCATTGTTAGCAATTCCGCCTGTTATGGTGAAGGAAAACATCGATCTAACGGAAAAGGAAAAACAGATATTTGATCGGTTGCTTCAAGTTGTCTATCATTTCAAACTTGAAACCAAGCTCCGAGTTGCTGGCGGGTGGGTACGTGATAAGCTTTTAGGGAAAGAGTGTTATGATATTGATATTGCTCTTGATGATATGTTGGGGAGAGAGTTTTGTGAAAAGGTGAATGAGTATTTAGTATCTACAGGAGAAGAAACACAAGGGATTGGTGTTATTCAAAGCAATCCCGACCAATCCAAGCATTTGGAAACCGCAAGGATGCGACTTTTTGATGTATGGATCGATTTTGTGAATCTAAGATCTGAAGACTACGCTGAGAACAGCAGAATTCCAACTATGCAATTTGGTACTGCGGAACAAGATGCATTTAGAAGGGATTTGACGATTAACAGTTTGTTTTATAACATCAATACATGCTCAGTTGAAGATCTTACAGGGAGGGGTTTAGATGATCTGCGATCTGGAAAAGTTGTGACCCCTTTACCACCAAAAGAGACGTTCTTGGATGACCCGTTGAGAGTTTTAAGAGCAATTCGTTTTAGTGCCAGGTTCGAGTTTGAAATGGCGGAAGAGTTAAAGTTAGCCGCTGCAGACAATGAAGTGAAATCTGCAATTGCTGATAAGATTAGCAGAGAACGGATCGGCCATGAGGTAGATCTTATGGTAAGTGGGAACCAACCGGTCAAGGCAATGGCTCACATATCTGAGTTGGGTTTG
The Erigeron canadensis isolate Cc75 chromosome 2, C_canadensis_v1, whole genome shotgun sequence DNA segment above includes these coding regions:
- the LOC122589093 gene encoding F-box protein At5g67140; translation: MELEEEKEAQIDRLPMDLLAHIFVFITCFKDLAQTSGVCRKWREGVKQSMGRREKLSFADWKMDDDSTSRIVRYAYSLKELDISKSRWGCQITDNGLYQLSTAKCIINLSSISLWGMTGITDKGVVQLISRANSLQYLNIGGTFITDESLFAIATSCPNLKTAVLWGCRHVTENGLVFLVNNCHKLETINVWGMRVPIDSFTTLLTIRPALQILPQSLLNIGTISLLPVF
- the LOC122589221 gene encoding tRNA nucleotidyltransferase cca2 isoform X1, giving the protein MARISTKITQLRWFYGSSLTTTFTGKSLVPFRKSVVELKNPLFCFPRTQLLYPCSRAMSMTNGALLAIPPVMVKENIDLTEKEKQIFDRLLQVVYHFKLETKLRVAGGWVRDKLLGKECYDIDIALDDMLGREFCEKVNEYLVSTGEETQGIGVIQSNPDQSKHLETARMRLFDVWIDFVNLRSEDYAENSRIPTMQFGTAEQDAFRRDLTINSLFYNINTCSVEDLTGRGLDDLRSGKVVTPLPPKETFLDDPLRVLRAIRFSARFEFEMAEELKLAAADNEVKSAIADKISRERIGHEVDLMVSGNQPVKAMAHISELGLLWVVFTPPPNCEPIISDDHDKVCAGFMDVAWRHMLEVGCTFSDEQRRLYLYASLFLPLRKTVYTDNKKKKVPVVNYIFRNSLKLKASDADDVMRLHNAVEKFLSLIPFVMSSQDLQISELDWEKEIIDVPPSLKLRILLGLLVKEIKDFWRAALMLSTLLYKDSSSVEVIVGELEKRREVFKEVEHEILKLGLDNVWEVKPLINGKDIIRLLELQKGGPVVSEWQRKLLQWQLAYPSGSVDECVDWMTRQTQLKRAKTESDI
- the LOC122589221 gene encoding tRNA nucleotidyltransferase cca2 isoform X2, coding for MSMTNGALLAIPPVMVKENIDLTEKEKQIFDRLLQVVYHFKLETKLRVAGGWVRDKLLGKECYDIDIALDDMLGREFCEKVNEYLVSTGEETQGIGVIQSNPDQSKHLETARMRLFDVWIDFVNLRSEDYAENSRIPTMQFGTAEQDAFRRDLTINSLFYNINTCSVEDLTGRGLDDLRSGKVVTPLPPKETFLDDPLRVLRAIRFSARFEFEMAEELKLAAADNEVKSAIADKISRERIGHEVDLMVSGNQPVKAMAHISELGLLWVVFTPPPNCEPIISDDHDKVCAGFMDVAWRHMLEVGCTFSDEQRRLYLYASLFLPLRKTVYTDNKKKKVPVVNYIFRNSLKLKASDADDVMRLHNAVEKFLSLIPFVMSSQDLQISELDWEKEIIDVPPSLKLRILLGLLVKEIKDFWRAALMLSTLLYKDSSSVEVIVGELEKRREVFKEVEHEILKLGLDNVWEVKPLINGKDIIRLLELQKGGPVVSEWQRKLLQWQLAYPSGSVDECVDWMTRQTQLKRAKTESDI